Genomic segment of Arachis hypogaea cultivar Tifrunner chromosome 11, arahy.Tifrunner.gnm2.J5K5, whole genome shotgun sequence:
GCcacttatttaaattttaaaatagatctGATTGATCGTCTTAGTCTTTATAGTTTATATTTAATACCATAAAATTAAACGTCCCATTCAAGTCATAGAAAATGTGATTTAGCATGTAAaacttaaatatttaaaaaataataatagtttgATCAATGCATGAAAGAAatacaataatttaatttatcctcttattaatttataaaattgatgTTGTAACTTGAAAGACACAATCAAATCCCTCATTTTTTTAATATGCCAAATGTATTATTTGAAggggaaaaaaaatttatatctacCGTACACATACAtagatgaaaaattaaaaactattatTCTAGGGACCACCATGTTAGCAAGTTGGTGATTCTTTAACATAAAAAGACAAATAGTATTCAATTAACAATAAATATGGAAAATTGTAGTGGGTTTTCCACTCATAAGAGAAGATTTAGAGTTCCTTTAGTATTAAGATATAAGTTTAAATATGTTCTCgcattttttaatctaataaaggtttaattattctgttgattcctataattttgtgaaattttcaattaagtctctatactttttttttttaattgggtttttgtactaatttttttttttcaattaagtctctcttagtagtaattggcttaattttataaggacctaactaaaaaacaaaaattggtatagagacctaaataaaaggaaaaaaaagtgtagggacccaattaaaaaaaatttggtgcaagagctcaattaaaaggaaaaaaagtataggaacctaattgaaaatttcgcaaaattatagggactaatagagtaattaaacctctaATAAAATAAGAACTAATTTATATCAAATCGAAATGACATAAGACgcgatttataaaattaatatttgtttAAGAATGAATAAGCTGACTACTTgacactcgaccaacccaaattgaTTATATCAGTTTAAATATTGACATGTGTTATGTTTGATTTATATTTACTAGAGATTActaatcaatttttttcttttttttttctgttgatTTATCTAAACCAAATATTTTTCTATAGAACCAATAACATGGCACATGGGAGCACAAAGCACTAACCTCAGCACCTAGAAGATAAGCTTGAACAGCAGAGTGTCCAAAAGGGTCAATTTGCCAACCAGAACGAGGTGTCTTGTTGAACTCTTGTTTTATGAATCTATGTCCCAAACTTGTTTGATCTATCATGTCTATGTAATGTGGTGCTGCTTCATCATGCATGCACCATCCTCCATTCCTAATCACATCATAATAACAATATTAATCATAGGATCATATTCACTTAATTTTATAGGAGATATCTATTTTACTAGCCTTAAATTTTAGTAggttttgtttaaaaaattaaataaaaagaaaaagaaaatattcaaaACTCATATATTCTCTAATACTAGTGAtaaattgagttattaaagatgACTAGTTTGgcataaatttttctaaaaaagaaCATTTTTAAAATGCTCTTTCAACCACTTCTTTATATGCCTTTctcagtcttttttttttttttttggttacttTTTTTTCTCCACTATCTATCTCTAGTCTTAACATAACCCATTTTTTAATGTTCACTACTTTATTTAATTAGAATGAGTAGTGTTGATATGTAAATGGTTTGATTATTcagtttttttagttttattaaatttttaattaaatttttataatgatttttatattatttttaattttataattaagttattttatgttaaaaatattaaaaataacagaatatttCTTTCAAAATACATGCGgttaaagatctaattagatttttaattatgaatacctttaatttttgaaaaaatattcaattaacttTAACCTTTTTTacactataaaaaatttaattataaaattaaaaataatgtagagagccaattgaaagaaaaaaaattatagagacttaattgaaaatttgataaaattatagggatcaatagaataattaaatttatttaaatatacaaaagtaaatgattaataaataTTACACTACAATTTAAAAGTAGTAGAACGAGTGTTGACACAAACTATGATCATAAGatattcaaaaatcattttttggatcaaaatatttcaacttgcaactaaataaacaaaagaattaaCCAAACACTCACTCACACACACTTACACGAATTCGAGCTGGCCAGCATCCACAAGCTTTCTCACTTGTTCTTGAATTTCTGGACTCTGTTCTACCCACCATCTATGAAAGAATGCCttaagaaaatgataaataaataaataagtaaataaataaataatgaaatcATTGCTCATTAAATAAAGGGTATCAAATAATTATGCTGATTATAATCTTTAAACCATATGAAACAAATAATCACATAAATTCCACACCAATTTAAATttcggaaatgtttggtaaccaaagaaaattagccaaaaatagccataacttgccttatttagcatttattaattgttgcgacaattaataaatgctaaataaggcaagttatggttgtattttttgttttccTAGCATTAtcctttaaatttatatttaaaactaTAGTAGATACAATTAATATAAATTCATATTAGAAATTGTATATTCAATTTACCATCTCAGCAAACACAAACTTTCTATTTGGATCTCTCTGAAGAGACATAACCACAGAATCCAGCACATTCTCAACACATGCaccctacaaaaaaaaaaaaaaaaaaaaaaatcaaactataTTCAAAAAACCAAAGTTCAAAGTTTAACAAGTCAATAGTCATATGGtactatattaaaaaatataataaaaagtaaaatatgcaTAATCTTATGAACatgattatttttatgaattctATTAGAACCTGAATGTTGTTTCTTGATCCAACATAGTATTGATCAATGGTCTTCAACCAACCAACATCATCATGGGAATGTGCAACCAAATGAACATTCAATTTCCCTTCATTTATAGAAGCATCAGTGTTGTACTTTATGTATTTGGAACAAACTAGTGTGCCatggaaacaaagaagaagaataataagaagagatgagaagagagactctgaagctgaagaagaagaacaactccTTATGTTTCTCATTTTCCAATACCCCACCATGCTTTGCAATTGCATGTGCTTTTTATTACAATCAGAAATGTGTCTTTTTGCATTTAGATATATAGATATTAAATTTTAGTTGTTGAAATTAAATAACACTATTATTGAAATATACAAGGGAAGGGTATTGTCCAAGAGAAAAGTCAAAAGTCAAAACAAAAAGGTTAAGACTTAAGTGTTATTCCATTAATATAATAATACTACAATATCACAAAATGGGGAATCTATATTTAGCAATTATTGTGGGAAATATTTgccaatcatatttttaaacccTTTTTTTCAGGTTTCTATTGATAAATTATATTCTTCTTGTTTGCAAATAattatccaatttgaattttttttatatatataataatttgttaAGGTAcattaaagaataaaaaaggtTACATTATGAAGAAAGTTTCAAGAAATACAATTAGATTACTTTAATATTGATGTGTTTCAACCTTATCCTATCCTTATGGATTTACTATTagctaaatatttaattatataaacccACAATATACAATGTGCTTGTGACTGTTTAAGAAGGATAAGGCATTATAGTGGCAATCTTtacaataaattattatcaattaatttatatttgaccTAACGTCCATGCTTGAAATATGGAAATTAAAACttataactaatttttcaaaaataatctttaatattttttaataaaaaacataaaataccaGAATGTTCAATTCATCAAATCATcaaattttgtttataaaaatatttttccttcatTAGTTAAATGCCAttagaaaatttatttaaaaaagtgaTTATTTTCACTCTATCAATGTCATTCTTACATAACTATTTAACATATttattcgaaaataataaaaagaaaaacatctACGAAAATGAGATTGGTAATATTGACTCCAATAAAGGATCCAGTCTTAGGGTGCCGGCCTAGGaaactataaatattaaataggtAGAGATAATCACGAGGGACATTCAACTTCAATCCCAGTTCTcaaagttatttaaaaatatactatCATTTAGCTGGATAATCTTTTAGAAAAATTTTCAAGTATACCGTCATCCCGGTGTTTCAGTTATTTTTaatcgttgatcttaattataaaaaatatatataatatatataattaagatcaacggttaaaaatcacTGATACACCGATATGACGGTACACTTGAAAATCTTCCTAATCTTTAAACCTATATATAATCACTTAATAAAAGGATAATACAAAAAGCAAATGAACAAATGAATGGATATGATCAAATCCGCAACAGATTAATGATTAACCTGTTATACTAAAAGATACCGTGAACAAccaaaagaaaataatattaattgcTTCACCACAAAATATAGGGATCGATTAGGATACCCTTTCTTAGCTTCTTAAATCTATTTCTTAATTTAAGATCCAACCTTTCTTATTTTCCTAACCGAAATCAAAGAATTAGTAGATCCATTCCACCCAAAACAAAAATGAGTTAGGGTtatgaacttagaatttagaattaaatgaTCGACTAAGTTCACTCCATACCACACTAGACCAAAGCGAAATAGGGTTATATACATCCTCATAATGAGAATTCACATTATGAGGGGGATAGATCCTTTCAACTTGAACTTTTGGCTATTTTGTATATAAAAGCAAAATGTAAAAACATGAAAAAGCTTTAAAGTGGAATTAAAGTAAAACTTGAAAATAGTATGGTATGTTCATTCACCACAAGACCATGTACGTTCCCCTTAAATGCCCCATTGCATATCAATACCATGGTGAAAAAAATAAGGCATGGCAAATAATAGCCTCTATAACCTGATCAATCCTTCATTCATAATCTTAAGACATACATCATTTCCAATTAGCAGAGGAAAATCAATAATTGAAATacattcaacatgcttcatgccTCTACTAGAACCATAATCCAACATGCTACCATTATGTATCAAAGGAAACGAAATCGAAACCCGACGCAACCAAGAGATTCTCGAAATTACTTCTTTTCCTCCTCACTTGGTGGCTTTTTGTCATCATTCTTCTGCTGAGACTGACAAGATAGCACAATCAGAAAAATAGCAGCAGTGTTTAAATGTAACAAAATCCAGGAACATTAAACAAATTAATGAGGGTGGCAGTAAAGAAATACATATCCTGTCCAGCACATAGTCATTGACACACGACAAAATCCAATTTTCAGTTTACAAAGACAAGAATATGAATCAGGAGGAGTAAAATTTAAAGCAGACTTGCCTCAGATTGATTTTGCATGGAGGCCAGCAAATCTTTGACAGATGGATCATTTGGGTCAACCCCAGGAAGCTGCAGAAGAAACGAAATATTGGCGTGAGAACATATAACTTATCGTTCTATTTATACATCTGATTGCACATGCTGTATTTTACTGAAATTTTCAAACTTACCGAAGCAAGGATAGATGACACAAAGGATTGATCTGCCAACAATTTACTCATGTCTGACTGGCTAGATGAGTCCTTTGAACTGTCTGCTACCGATAATTGGAGAGCTCCAAGtgataaaaataatgaaatagaTAATCAGTATAAACAAAACATCTAAGGCAATTCTGGAAATTTATTAAGACGCAACACAATGCAAGCAGTGACAGTGAGCAGAGAGGAGACACCAAATTGTAACAATTATTAGATACATACGCAGCATAtgcataatattaaaaaaattgaagaattaTTATTCACAATGTAATACATATAAGCTTTGTACATCCCCGTTTTGCAGGAGAAACTTGTCTTATCTTTGttcagtattttttttaaaaaaaatcataatataataataataataaataaatgccaTAGTCTCTATTGTATCATGTCACATTCAAGtcagaaaaggaaaaaagatttAACATGCACAGACACTTGTCATCTTTATATCATATTCAATGTGACGTGTACATATATGTCGTAACAGAGGGGCACATGTTTGTTCTTTATAAAAGAAAGGCAAGGCGTGTTATAAACTAATAATCTATATAGACACAGCAATTCAATGCAATGAAATGATACCTGCACGACCATTAATACAAACTCCAACATAATTGATAGAATTTTCTCAAATTCAGAACCAAATAAATGATCAAGCAATATAACAAGAAAGTACTTCTCATGGATGACAAGACTGTATGCAAAGATAGACTTACAGAGCACTCACCCAATGTTTAAAACAAGAAAGATTAATAAACATTTTAACTCACCAAGTGCCAATTCGGGATCATCTGAAGCTGCTTCAGACATATCTGTATCTTTGGCCTCCTGGTTAATCGCAGGATCATCCATTGACATTGCAAGAGCCTGTTGTAGTAGTGCATTCTCGTCATCCTGCGTCAATTTGAAGGTAAGTTAAACCAAAGCAAACAATACAACTAGAAGTAAACTTTTAaaagaaaagttttttttttaatcaaaacaatagatatataaaaaaataaaaataaaaataaaatcagccCAGAAAAAGGGAGTATTAAAACAGCTTTTTTGGTGCTTTCTCAAacgaggaaaaaaaaaagaaaaaaagaaaaaatagcttCTAATAAGCCAATGATGTCTGTCCATCTGAATTATTCTAAACCATCCAGAAATTGAATGGTACTTTGAAAGATCGAGAGGTGACATTGTTTCATCTTGTGAAATGGATGAATAATCCCATGGgggaagaaacagaaaaataaatctgCCTAAAAGAACAAATAGCACCAACCATCATATCATTTGTCTTTGTCTCAGCTTCTGAAGCTGATGCACTAGCACGCTCAGTCATTGTTGCATCTTGTGAGCTGGCTTGCTGCTCACCACCCTTCTCTTGTTTAGAAGCTTCTTCTGCAGCTTTTTTTGCAGCTGCTTCCTGCCTGGCTCTCTCTTCTTCCATTGAAACTCTTAAAGCAAGAGCCAGCTCGGGGTCCAAGTTTGGATCCACACCGAACTCAAATCCAGATACACCACCAGCTGCAGCTGCTGCTGCAGCAGCTGCAAATCCACTTCCACCTTCACCATCGCCAGTAAAAATAGGTGTGCTGCCACAAAACAAGGTTACAAAATTTACTTCTCAATAGGGAAAGCAAATTTGTTATTGGACTACaggaaagaatttaaaaagagtcGGAGCAACAATGAATCCTCTAACACACAAAAAAAATAGGATGACAGAATAAGTATGACAGATATTTCACGAGAGCCATCTAAAGCATGCCATTTCTGCTACTTGGGTTTGGCAAAGAAAATATATGAAGGACGAGCCAATGTCTATTTGGTGAGCTAGTAAATAATTGGGGAaaggattaaaagaaaaagcaCAAGAGTCCAAAGCCCCAAAGTCCAATCAGAATTGGAAGAAAACAGAACAGAATTGGATAGAAGCCGAGCAGATAATAAACAAATTCCTTAACTCACATGTATATCAAAGAAGAAGTCCTGGATCAAATGGGAATCCTTATTAAAAAGTAAGAAACAGAAatcaaataagatgaattgaattcacAAACCTTATAAGCACATCAGAAAGAGCATTTGTACCAGCTGGAACATGAACAATGTGGCTGGTATCATTATTGTTCACAGCTGCAAGGAGTGCTTCCAGCTTCTCTGTCTTCCCCTCATCTTCCTCACCGAAATTGACAATGTCAAGTGCAACactattctttttaactttcttccaatcatctcCAATACTTTCTTCTCATGCTTGACAGGACTTTAGAAACCATGAAATGAGATAATTAGATGAGAAAATAGCTACAAACAAATGAATTAAATATTTCAGAAAGGGACAGTTTTTTGTACCTTCCAGCAAAGACAATAATCCTTTGCTGCTGCTTCTTATTTTGCCGATGCTTAAGAGCCAATTGTGCCACCTGAATGCCAGCGGCTAGGTTCATATCACCACCTATTTCTAATCctaaatcaggaagaaaaataagaaagagaaatcAGCTTTTTCACAATCAGGATAATCCAAGCACAATAGtacaataaatacataaaaaaagtaCGATGctagatttttataaatatttttcaatctAACGTAACTGAGGTTTAAAGAAGACCAAGTTACATTGATACACACAAGGTAAGAGAAAAGGTACATAGAGGAGGAATAAAAACATATTAAGATAACAACTAACCATGCATGCAAGCTAATATCTTGCCCAGATCACTGGTAGGAGTGACCAAAACACGAACCCCCTTCCCGGCCATGGTGAGAACTCCCACTGTATTTTCTGGATTAGACTGAATTATCAACACAAAAATTATCAGCACAAGTGAACCCGATGCACTTAATCACCCAAGCATCAAATCTACAATGGAACACTAGAACAAAAAGTAAGAGCTTCCTACATCAATTTGGGAAACACCGTTCCTACATCATGTATCAATAACTCCATTAATATGCTTGTAAGAAATCTTGTTTCACCAAATTGATATTTCAGTTATGGTTTATTAACAAGGTACCCAACATTCATTATTTCACCATATTCACAAGTGAGAAAACTGAAACCTCCAGTTATCCAGCAGATTCACAAATAACACAGCTCTAAATTACAAACTTCCCAGCTAACATTGATACATAATTCTCATCTCTAAAGCGTGAAATTTGAGTATTTGATTTGCAAATAATTACCATTTCTCCTATTTCTACTGAAAAACaactaaattattaaaaaagcaATGATTTACCACGAACCTGAGTTTTGGCACCGCAAATAAGATTGACAGCGTCAGCTTGAGCTTGGAATCGAGAAGGAGAATAATCCCCGTTTCGCATCCATTCCGAATTGTCGATACAGATCATCGTCGCCTATCGAATCCAAAATAACAATtaccaataataataacaacaattaataataacaatGTTGAAGTAACAGCAAGAAAGAAAAACCCTAATTGCTTACAGGGGATAAAAAAGGGGGAAACGTAGGAATGGTGGTGTTGGGGATTCGCTGAGGAAGGAAGAGAATCAGGGCTTACCTCGAGCACCATAGTTGCAGGATTCAGAAGCGAAACGAAGCCAAAGATCGAATTTTTCGAGAGCAAGCGAGTTCTTTTCGGATGTATTGAAGAACTATCGAGGTTTACTTGCTTAGTAGGGGAAGAGCTATTTTCGCGAAGAACaaacttttatatataaaaaaataaataaatatttattacaggttaattattttgttttgcCAAATATTAAGGAAGTGCcgctattttttagaaaaatatatgcaTAAGCCGGTTTACAAATTTGAAAAAACATAAGTTGAGTTGTTATAATATTTAGAATTAATCTTAAATAAGATTATAAAAAAACAGTTTTttgatctaataaaaatattaaactaattTTGCCATTCTTTTTAACAGATATATTAAAATAAGGTAAAAACTCATGTGCAGTtcacttcacgtgaaattgataactgagaatcttaaatgatttgattgatttgactaaattttcatctaacgactatcaattatcaacttcacgtgaagtcgactgcacctgaattttcaccttaaaataataattattatttttaaaaatatattgggATAGAGTGATTGGAATCACAcaggttttaaatttaaaaaagaaaaaaagattaaataagAGTGATGATACAATTAGAATTCATTAGGTTTTTTAtaaagtatattttatattttaatatattatataaataattaatttagttatttagtagttaatttttgtatatatttaataaaatttaaatttaaaactatttaatttaactaaaaataatatttattactcTAACTTCTTCTAacataattgaattctaaatttttaatcacAACTCTAACTTCACCTCACTTTCAATTCCCAACCCTTCACTAATACTTAACtatccttttcttttccttctttttctcatTTGAAGTAGGTTAGGAATAgaattgtggttgaaaatttagaGTTAGattaaaaaaagtaatttaaaaatgTTAGATAGTTTTTTATTATCCGAATAGACAGTATTATCCATTAGAATCCATCTTTATAGGTACAACATCAGTTTAATtgttttttagataaatttttgtCAATATTATAAACATCTATCTATCTTTCTATCTAATATAAAAGttaatacctttttttttttacaatgagtttaagtcaattttttttttgttaatgataTCATATCagcaattttaattatttagtaaaaGATGagaattattcaattaaaatattttgtactaattaaatacaataaatatatatttaaagtgtcataataataattattataaaaattctgctacaaatatttaaattctacTACTTATATATGTtaagatttttattattatattatttaatttatttatacatGGAGCATAAGACTCTTATtacttttcatttttaatttctcGTACTAATTAGAAAaattctttcaagtaattttaaatttgacaCATCTTAATAGGTACAATCAAATATATCGTGATTATaaagttaatttattattttatattatattttttgtatttttcattctcattcatttatttttctttaattatttacaaacTAAAAAACGTTGCATGAAAAGATAAAgtatgacaaataaaaaaaatataaaaataaaaacaataaataaaaatataattttgtataattctaatataaaaaatctatgttttttttttctaaaaaaaatttgaattcttaaaacaataaaataaatttcaagtTGCATTATATTTTTAGTTGAATAATCATATAGAATTATAcacaaattattaaataaatattttgcaaaataattttaatataaaacactttaaatttaacaTTAACTTACATATTATCTAATCAatctataaataatataatacttaTTATAATACAATATATAGCCTCTCTGTGTATGGAGCGAATCTCACCTTAGttcataaataaaaatgataactTATTCTTATAGTCATACCAAACTCATTTAAAATATGTTcaccattaattaaaaaaaaattatctgtaTTTGCTGATCAATCTTGTTTAGCTAAACTTATTATTTTGGAGCATAATCCTCTTCTCACCTCAATCACCCAAATAGAAGAACCTAGTAATAGTATTAACCTCATTCTTCACTTTTAGCCTAGTTGATCTAAAATTTGGAGAAAAtgctatttgtatattaaaatcagttttatgtataaatacatatgtggtttaatttattttcaatgtgtatttgtattttaacatgtattttatactagtggctgaatttggtggctgattttggtgtacacttAGCATAATCCAAAATTTGGTCTACCAACAATAAACATATCAAAGTCTATTACTTAAGATAATCAACCAATAATACAATAGATTTTCTATGCAAATGGACATgagaaataagaaattaacaaggatTTTGTCTGTTATTAATGGTTGTTCCCATTAATATAGTCCTTGAAGATTACAATTGCATTACAAGTTTACAACATATAGTTGCATTTCTTATAATTAAGGATAATAGATATACATACATACTATAGCTAGTGAGAACAATGAAAGTAGTTAACATGGATATTCATACAGAAAATATCAAAACCATTATTCAGATGAAATTAATGGATCCATGATCCTTTTATTGATTAGAGATCATTTTTCACTTTTGGTGCTTTCACTGGAAATTCATTCTTTATCCAGTCCAAATAACCTCCTCCCATGTTATTCACATCCTTATAACCCTGCCAAATTAAATTTCACAACAAAATCCAATCAATATAAACAAGTTAATTTCCTCATCCACATTGGTTGGTTCATACAATATGACAAAgctaagagaataaaagaaaaataaagaaaagccaAAAACTAGCTTTTAAACATTGTTCATATTATTGATAGAGGACATCAACAAGGTTCTTAATTCATCATTTTTCTAAAAAACTACCCTTTTTAGAGTCGGATTGAGTCAAATTAATCGAGTTTCTAGTAATAAAATTAagatatctaaaaaatattaaacgAACAAATCATAAAAGTTTAAACAAATTCGATATATAAAATTCGTTTGGATTTTCATAATCTCAATTCAAAGAACTACTTTTCATCTAATTAAGCCttcttaataatattattatatgagATAAAATCACCTTAATTAGGCCTTTGTCTCTATTGTCCATTCAGATAAATAATTATGcatatattaaaaaatacaaaatgaatttttatttttttatatttttttttagaattttgattGAAGAATGTGTTGAAGTAATTGTTGATATGAACTTTCAAGTTACCTCAGCAAGAAGATCAGCAGTTGCATAAAGAGACCTCACCCCACTCTGGCAAccctaaaaaaaagaagaaacaaacaCACATAGAATATCATAGCAATATGTATTaagaaaccaaaaaaagaaaaaaaaagaaaaactattgACAATGAAAATAGATTTCAAATAAATTTACCACAATGATGTGATCTTCTTTCTTACAAGCAGATGAAACCTCCTTCAAAAACTCCAGGTTCTTTACCCTTCCTGTTCCTCAAAATCACATTAGTTAAAACATTCTAACCATAACAAGCaagaaaaatagtt
This window contains:
- the LOC112719648 gene encoding thiosulfate sulfurtransferase 18; protein product: MGSIGTESPKVEVATVDVISTKGLIQNGHVYLDVRTVEEFQKGHVDADKIINIPYMFNTPQGRVKNLEFLKEVSSACKKEDHIIVGCQSGVRSLYATADLLAEGYKDVNNMGGGYLDWIKNEFPVKAPKVKNDL